From the Actinomycetota bacterium genome, the window ACACCGAGTGAGGCACGTCGCGACACGCGCCGCAGGCCCGCTGCGCGGCGAGGTCCGCGTTCCGGGCGACAAGTCCGTATCGCACCGGGCCGTCCTGTTCGCGGCGATGGCGCGGGGCGTCTCGCACCTGACCGGCGTGCTCGACTCGGCCGACGTGCGCTCCACGCTGGCCGCCGTGCACGCGCTCGGCGCCGGCGTGGGGATCAGCGAGGCCGGAGGCGGCTCGCTCGACGTGACCGTGAGCGGCTGGGGCGCGACCGGTCCGACCGAGCCGGACGCGGAGATCGACTGTGGCAACTCGGGCACGACGGCGCGCCTGCTCATGGGCGTGCTCGCGGGCTGGCCGGTGTGCGTGACGCTGACCGGCGACGAGTCGCTGTCGCGCCGCCCGATGGGCCGCGTGACGGTGCCGCTGTCCGCGATGGGAGCCGAGATCGTCACCGCGGCCGGAGGACGGATGCCGGTGCGCATCTTCGGCGGCGGCCTGCACGCGCTCGACCACGAGTCGCAGGTCGCGAGCGCGCAGGTCAAGACGGCCGTGCTTCTCGCGGGGCTGCGCGCGTCCGGTCGCACGGTCGTCAGCGAGCCGGTGCTCTCGCGTGACCACACCGAGCGGCTGCTGCCGGCGTTCGGGATCGAGGTCGGGCGTGACGAGGACCTGCACGTCTGCTGGGTCGAGGGGCCGGCGGTCCCGATCGCCGCCGACGTCGCGGTCCCGCGCGATCCGTCGTCGGCGGCGTTCATGGTGGGCGCGGCGACCGTCGTGCCCGCCAGCGACGTCGTGGTCTGCGACGTCGCGCTGAACCCCACCCGCCTCGGGTTCCTGCGGGTGCTCGCGCGGATGGGCGCCGATGTGGAGGCGCGCACGACCGGCGCGGCCGGCGCCGAGCCGGTGGGCGACATCGTCGTGCACGGAGGCACCGCGTTGCGCGGCGTGCTCGTGGCCGCCGACGAGTCACCCTCGCTGATCGACGAGGTGCCGCTGCTCGCGGTCGTGGCCGCGCGCGCCGAGGGGACCACTCGGTTCGAGGGCGTTCGCGAACTGCGCGTCAAGGAGTCCGACCGGCTGACGGCCGTGGCCGACGGCCTGCGCGCGATGGGCGTCTCTGTGCGCACCGGGGACGACTGGCTCGAGGTGGACGGTGTGGCCGAGTTGCATGCTGCCGAGCTGGACTCGCTCGGGGACCACCGCCTGGCGATGACGTACGCAGTGGCGGCGCTCGCGGCGGACGGCCCGGTGGGCATCGAGCGGTTCGAGAGCGTGGGGGTGAGCTACCCGGGGTTCCTCGCGGACCTGGCAGCGTTGGGCGGAGGCGGTTCCCGGTGAGGGTGGACGTGGCGGTGGTGGCCGACTACGCGTCGATCACACAGGAGGGCAAGCTCATCCTCTCGGGGGCGTTCGACCGTGTCGCGGCGATGCAGCTGCCGTGGCGGCATCCGACGATGACGCTGGTGATCCGGCTCGCGCTCGAGCCCGGCGAGCCGCGGTCGTTCACCGTGGCCGCGAACCTGGTCGACGACGACGGCCAGCCGGTCGTGCCGCCGATGGAGCAGCGCGTGGAGCTGCCGGAGGTCGCCGGCGGGGGCCAGCCCAGCGCGAACCTGCTGTTCACGAT encodes:
- the aroA gene encoding 3-phosphoshikimate 1-carboxyvinyltransferase, producing MRHVATRAAGPLRGEVRVPGDKSVSHRAVLFAAMARGVSHLTGVLDSADVRSTLAAVHALGAGVGISEAGGGSLDVTVSGWGATGPTEPDAEIDCGNSGTTARLLMGVLAGWPVCVTLTGDESLSRRPMGRVTVPLSAMGAEIVTAAGGRMPVRIFGGGLHALDHESQVASAQVKTAVLLAGLRASGRTVVSEPVLSRDHTERLLPAFGIEVGRDEDLHVCWVEGPAVPIAADVAVPRDPSSAAFMVGAATVVPASDVVVCDVALNPTRLGFLRVLARMGADVEARTTGAAGAEPVGDIVVHGGTALRGVLVAADESPSLIDEVPLLAVVAARAEGTTRFEGVRELRVKESDRLTAVADGLRAMGVSVRTGDDWLEVDGVAELHAAELDSLGDHRLAMTYAVAALAADGPVGIERFESVGVSYPGFLADLAALGGGGSR